The genomic region TTATGTCTCTCTTTTAATTCTTTAATCAATAAGTCTATATCAATCTTCAATCTATCAGAAATATGATTCATTAAATTAACATAAACAGGCAAGTAAGGATCTTCATCTTTATTGTCTAATCTGTTAGGGCATCCTTTTGATTGAAAATAAATAAAACGTGGATCAGAGTTTGAAGACTCATAAATAGTTTTCCCTTTAATTTTTTTATTAAGTAGTGCTATGTTTTCTATATGTTTTTTAATTATGTCTGTAAAATTAATCTCTGCTATATTTCCAATTTTTAGAGCCTCTTTCCGTTGACAACCACTATAAAGTAGTCCATTGGAATCCACTGTTATGAAAGATATACATCCATTTTTTGCAATTTTACAATACCTTGGTGGAAAGTAATTTAACCCGTTTATTATTTCTTGGAATAATAAAATATAAGGAGTTCTTTTGGGGTTCCATATGTCAAATAAATTGCAAAAAAAGTCGCTTAATTCTTTTGTATTCAATATATTATTTTTCAGATAACACATCCCTAAAGCAACTCCATTAATTGGATTTATTTCTTCAAAAAAATTCATAAACGCAGGGTAATCCTTTAAACTGTATTTATTAATTACCATATGAAGCGAGAAAGCTTTACTTTCTTTGTTAACTAAATTTAAATTCTTTCTAAATATTTGATATTTATGAATGCTATCAAATCTTTCTTTGTTGTGATGATAAGTCGGCCCATCACAACTAATTGAAAGAGAAAAACCTAACTTCTCAATCCATTTTATTTTGTTTTTATCCATGTTCATACAGTTTGTTATAACAACGTTTTCGTAATCGAAAAAATTGTCATTTAGTTGTTTCCTTTGCTCCTTTACAATACGATTATAAAATTCAAAAGGAAGAAGTAATGGTTCTCCGCCATGCCAACAGAAATTCACTTTTTTTATTTCAGGTATATTTTTTAATTCTTTGAGCAGCTTAGGAAACCATTGGATAATGGGTAGATTATTATAGGTGCCAGAAGAAATTAATCCATTAGAAGGGAGTAGCTTTTGATCATATTTTTCATGACAATAGTTGCAATTTAAATTACAAATATCATCTATAGGCTTTAAAATTAGATTAATATAATGTGGTATTCTAGCATCCATAATCAAGTTTCCTTTCTCAAGAAAAGATTTGTTAATTCCGGGAAAAAAGAATTTAAATAATCTTCTCTACACAGGACATCTTCAAAATTTTTATTTTTAATATATCTATTAAAGTAACAACCCGTTTCACATATTGGCAAATAAGGACAATTCTTTTGAGCACAGTTTTTATCAATCAATTTAAATATAAGTTCGCGATTCTTTTTTTTCGTTAACGTAGTTAGTGATGTTTTATGTATATTTCCAACCTTAAAATCTTTAATATTGTATGCAGTATCACAATTTATTATATCTCCATTTGTGTCGATCATATAACAGTTTTCAGAAGTAAACATACAAGGAGGTTGAAAAGCTGATTTTAAACTGATCCTAAAACCCCTTTCATGCCCAATCCTTGCAAATCGAGTAAATACTTTTCCTAATTTTTTATTATTATACTCAAAACATTCTGAATTTGAATCCATATTAGTAATTGTTTCTTGCAAGGCTTCTATGCCTATAATGTAATCTTTTTTAATTTTTTGCTTTTCTAAATCATTTAGAAACTCTTTGAAATCTTTTACGTTAGAACTTTTTTTACTAATATTATATTTTACTTTTAAATTGAAGTGGTCCTGAAAAGTTTTGAGATTATTCAGAATTATGTCATAAGTTTTAGGTCTTGTTAAATTATGAATTTTCCTAGGACCATCAAAGGTTACCTGCATACTTTGTAGACCACTTTTTATCAATTTATTTATTATATCCCCGTTTATTTCTAGTCCGTTTGTTACCATTATTGAACGCATTTTTAATGA from bacterium harbors:
- a CDS encoding radical SAM protein; this translates as MGYYSSPFNIVLPCGKDNSSSIVHNLVTNEVYTFRERWNKIVYAANKNDELANKLSMHKLLVESDNYITNAKNYFNFKDSENKKLLFYFTVTTNCGLRCKYCFQNHIERQNTSIETIKQFGNWVREYLETSSQKTEEIILILFGGDPIICPELSCVLLSTVKETCKQYSLKMRSIMVTNGLEINGDIINKLIKSGLQSMQVTFDGPRKIHNLTRPKTYDIILNNLKTFQDHFNLKVKYNISKKSSNVKDFKEFLNDLEKQKIKKDYIIGIEALQETITNMDSNSECFEYNNKKLGKVFTRFARIGHERGFRISLKSAFQPPCMFTSENCYMIDTNGDIINCDTAYNIKDFKVGNIHKTSLTTLTKKKNRELIFKLIDKNCAQKNCPYLPICETGCYFNRYIKNKNFEDVLCREDYLNSFFPELTNLFLRKET
- a CDS encoding radical SAM protein; protein product: MDARIPHYINLILKPIDDICNLNCNYCHEKYDQKLLPSNGLISSGTYNNLPIIQWFPKLLKELKNIPEIKKVNFCWHGGEPLLLPFEFYNRIVKEQRKQLNDNFFDYENVVITNCMNMDKNKIKWIEKLGFSLSISCDGPTYHHNKERFDSIHKYQIFRKNLNLVNKESKAFSLHMVINKYSLKDYPAFMNFFEEINPINGVALGMCYLKNNILNTKELSDFFCNLFDIWNPKRTPYILLFQEIINGLNYFPPRYCKIAKNGCISFITVDSNGLLYSGCQRKEALKIGNIAEINFTDIIKKHIENIALLNKKIKGKTIYESSNSDPRFIYFQSKGCPNRLDNKDEDPYLPVYVNLMNHISDRLKIDIDLLIKELKERHNVKKTHSLY